The segment GCCAGGGCGACGGAGCTGGGACTGAAGACGTGCTACCGGGCGTACGTGGACGATGGAGAGAGTCTGCACCAGTCCATCCGGGAGGGCAGCCACCATGACTACCTGATGATCCGCTTCCGGGATCCCACCAACATCCCGTTGGAGTTGGTGATCGCCTCGCTGCAGGCCACGAACACCGTGCTCATCAAGGAGATCAGCACCCCCACGGACGTGGACGACGCCATCGTCACGCTGGGGGTGATGGAGGTGGGGGCGGACGGGGTCATGTTCTCGCCGCGCTCGCACGGCGCGCTGAGCGAGTTCGTCTCGCGTCTGGGCCGGTTGGAGCGCACGTCGGTGAAGCTGGAAGTGGCCACCCTGGTGCGCAGCGCCCCCATCGGGATGGGCTACCGCAGCTGCATCGACACCACCACGCTCTTCTCTCCGACGGAAGGCCTCCTGGTGGGCTCCACCTCCCAGGGCGGGCTGTTGTGCTGCCCCGAGGTCTTCTTCCTGCCATACATGGAGCTGCGTCCCTTCCGGGTGAACGCCGGGGCCGTGCACAGCTACGTCTACAACTTCGGCAACCGCACGGACTACATGAGCGAGCTGCGCGCGGGCTCACCGGTGATGATCGTCGACCGCACCGGGACCACCCGCCGCGCCAGCGTCGGCCGCATGAAGACGGAGATGCGTCCCTTGCGCTTCATCGAAGCCGAGTTCCAGAGCGGCGAGCGCATCAACGTCATCATGCAGGACGACTGGCACGTCCGGATCTTCTCGGACGAAGCCAGGCCGTTGAACATCACCGAGCTGCGGCCCGGGGACAAGGTGCTCGGCCAGATGGCCCTGCCTGGACGGCACGTGGGCATCAAGGTCGACGAGCACATCATCGAGACCTGAGAGACAGCCCATGAGCGCACCTGAGAAGTACCCCGGGAGCCGGCGTCCCCTGCTCGTGAAGAAGTTCGGTGGCACGTCCGTGGCGGACATCGAGCGCATCCGCAAGGTCGCGCGGCTGGCGCTCGAGAGTCAGCGGGAAGGCAACGACGTGGTGGTGGTGGTCAGTGCCATGAGTGGGGAGACGAACCGCCTGCTGGGTCTGGCCCACCAGGTACTCCCGCTCCCGGATGCCCGGGAGCTGGATGTGATTGCCGCAACGGGGGAGCAGGTCTCCACCGCGCTGACCGCCCTGGCCATCCAAGCCCAGGGCGGTCAGGCCTGCTCCTTCCTGGGCCATCAGCTCCCGCTGCGCACCGACAGCGCCTTCACCCGGGCTCGCATCCTCCAGGTGGAACAGGAGCGCATCCGCGAGGTCCTGGCGTGTGGCCAGATCGCCGTGGTCGCCGGATTCCAGGGCGTGGACTCCAACGACAACATCACCACCCTGGGGCGTGGAGGCTCGGACATCACGGCGGTGGCCCTGGCGGCCGCGCTCGGCGCGGACGTCTGTGAAATCTATACGGACGTGGAGGGCATCTACACGGCCGACCCCCGCGTCTGTCCTTCCGGCCGGAAGCTGAAGTCCATCTCTTACGAGGAAATGCTCGAGCTGGCATCCCTGGGAGCCAAGGTCCTGCAGGTGCGCAGCGTGGAGATCGCCATGAAATACGAGGTGCCGGTTCACGTGCGCGGCACGTTCACGGAGGAAGAAGGAACGTGGCTGGTTTCCCGGGAGACGGCGTTCGAGGCCCGGGTGCTGGCGGGGCTGGCCTGCGAGCACAATCAGGCTCGGGTGGAGCTGTCGGGTCTGGAGCACCACCCCGAGCGGATGGCGGAGCTGATGGAATTGCTGGCCGAGCTGAACACGAGCGTGGACCTGCTGCGCCACCGCCAGGAGGGAACCCAGGTGAGCATCTCCTTCACCCTCCCCGAGGGGGAGCTGCTCCGTGCGAAACCCTCGCTGGAGCGGCTCGTGGACGACCTGGGTGCCTCCGCCATCCAGGTCTCGACGGGTCTGACCAAGGTGTCACTGGTGGGCATCGGCGTCCGCTCGGATCCATGGATCGCCGCCCGCGTGTGCCGCAGCCTCGCCCGGCACCGCATCCCCGTGTCGGACCTGGCCGTGAACGAGCTGCGCATCAGCGGGTTGGTGGAAGGGAGTCGGGCGGACGAGGCCCTGCGCATCCTGCATGAGGCCTTCGAGCTCGCACGCGCCGAGGCCTCGGTAACGCGCCCCACGAACGCGGAGGGCGCATGGTGAGCCGTCCACGCATCCTCATCGCCGGCGGCGGCATTGGCGGACTGGCGGCGGCACTGGCACTGCAACGGGCCGGGTTCGAGCCACGAGTGTTCGAGCAGGCCCCCCGCCTCCAGCCCGTCGGAGCCGGCATCCAGATGAGCCCGAATGCGACGCGGGCCCTCGTCCAGCTCGGGTGCGGGGAGGAGCACCTGCGCGACGTCGCCGTGGCCCCGGGGGCGCTCCAGGTGAAAAGTTGGCGCACCGGGAGGTGCATCTTCTCCACACCCCTGGGCAAGCGCTGTCTCCAGGATTACGGGGCGCCCTACTACCATGTCCACCGGGCCGACCTGCACGCGGTGCTCCTGAAGGCGCTCGGGCCGGAGCCGCTCCACCTGGGCGCCCGATGTACCGGCTTCGTCGAGGAGGATGGCGGCGTGCGCGTGGAGCTCGAGGACGGCTCCCGCACGTGGGGGGACGTGCTCATCGGCGCCGATGGCATCCACTCGCGCATCCGCACCGCAGCCCTCGGGCCGGAGCAACCTCGCTTCTCGGGTTATATGGCCTTCCGCGCCGTGATCCCGGCCGAGCGCATCCAAGGCCTCCGGCTCCAGCGCGACCTGACGTCCTGGTGGGGCCCGGGACGGCACTTCTTGCACTACTTCATTTCCGGAGGGCGCCAGCTCAACTATGTCGCGGTCGTTCCCACCCGGACGTGGCACCTGGAGTCATGGTCGGTCGAGGGGAGCCGGGAAGAGCTCCTCTCGGAGTTCCAGGGCTGGCACCCGGTCCTCCAGGAGTTGATCCGCGCCACGGACCGGGTGTTCAAGTGGGCCCTGTATGACCGCGACCCGCTGCCCCGGTGGAGCAGCGGGCGCGTCACGCTCCTGGGGGATGCCGCCCACCCCATGCTCCCCTTCCAGGCGCAAGGGGGGGCGCAGGCCATCGAGGACGCGGTGGTGTTGGCGAGCTGCCTGACACGGCGTGCCGGAAGGCCCCAGGAGGCGCTGGTGGAATACGAGCGGCTGCGCAAGCCCCGGGCCCACCAGGTCCAGATGGCCTCCCGGGGCAGTGCGCAACTGTTCC is part of the Cystobacter ferrugineus genome and harbors:
- a CDS encoding FAD-dependent monooxygenase; its protein translation is MVSRPRILIAGGGIGGLAAALALQRAGFEPRVFEQAPRLQPVGAGIQMSPNATRALVQLGCGEEHLRDVAVAPGALQVKSWRTGRCIFSTPLGKRCLQDYGAPYYHVHRADLHAVLLKALGPEPLHLGARCTGFVEEDGGVRVELEDGSRTWGDVLIGADGIHSRIRTAALGPEQPRFSGYMAFRAVIPAERIQGLRLQRDLTSWWGPGRHFLHYFISGGRQLNYVAVVPTRTWHLESWSVEGSREELLSEFQGWHPVLQELIRATDRVFKWALYDRDPLPRWSSGRVTLLGDAAHPMLPFQAQGGAQAIEDAVVLASCLTRRAGRPQEALVEYERLRKPRAHQVQMASRGSAQLFHLARPLQVLERNTRLRLTQRFRPDVLAHRMDWLYEHDALAEAERVRGL
- a CDS encoding 3-dehydroquinate synthase II, translating into MSSPETVINMSEAVTMQKRERIRLERIEGDRNRAEETSSLIVWFDSAGLSTPQDNEGLLERVLNLSYTGLILYPDNLSALAPAIPARMRKIFHAARAEDLERLASLPQGGQDFVVTSPDVQVLARATELGLKTCYRAYVDDGESLHQSIREGSHHDYLMIRFRDPTNIPLELVIASLQATNTVLIKEISTPTDVDDAIVTLGVMEVGADGVMFSPRSHGALSEFVSRLGRLERTSVKLEVATLVRSAPIGMGYRSCIDTTTLFSPTEGLLVGSTSQGGLLCCPEVFFLPYMELRPFRVNAGAVHSYVYNFGNRTDYMSELRAGSPVMIVDRTGTTRRASVGRMKTEMRPLRFIEAEFQSGERINVIMQDDWHVRIFSDEARPLNITELRPGDKVLGQMALPGRHVGIKVDEHIIET
- a CDS encoding aspartate kinase produces the protein MSAPEKYPGSRRPLLVKKFGGTSVADIERIRKVARLALESQREGNDVVVVVSAMSGETNRLLGLAHQVLPLPDARELDVIAATGEQVSTALTALAIQAQGGQACSFLGHQLPLRTDSAFTRARILQVEQERIREVLACGQIAVVAGFQGVDSNDNITTLGRGGSDITAVALAAALGADVCEIYTDVEGIYTADPRVCPSGRKLKSISYEEMLELASLGAKVLQVRSVEIAMKYEVPVHVRGTFTEEEGTWLVSRETAFEARVLAGLACEHNQARVELSGLEHHPERMAELMELLAELNTSVDLLRHRQEGTQVSISFTLPEGELLRAKPSLERLVDDLGASAIQVSTGLTKVSLVGIGVRSDPWIAARVCRSLARHRIPVSDLAVNELRISGLVEGSRADEALRILHEAFELARAEASVTRPTNAEGAW